The Yoonia sp. SS1-5 genome contains a region encoding:
- a CDS encoding molybdopterin-dependent oxidoreductase, whose translation MTSFLKHLTVAAALACALASSGLADTLAQPQDTVVLTVSGDITATNSGETAQFDIEMLSQIDPTTIETTTIWTDGPQVFEGVALNTLLTQLGVTTGTIVATAINDYSVEIPVSDAVAGGPMIAYKMNGATMSVRDKGPLWIVYPYDSRADYRTEVVYSRSIWQLDRLAVVQ comes from the coding sequence ATGACCTCATTTCTGAAACACCTTACAGTGGCGGCGGCGTTGGCATGCGCGTTGGCATCGTCAGGCCTTGCCGACACACTTGCACAGCCACAAGACACCGTGGTGCTGACCGTCAGCGGCGACATCACAGCCACAAACAGCGGTGAGACGGCCCAATTCGATATTGAAATGCTGTCGCAAATCGACCCAACAACAATCGAAACCACAACGATCTGGACAGACGGTCCGCAGGTTTTCGAAGGCGTCGCGCTGAACACGCTGCTTACGCAGCTTGGTGTCACGACCGGCACAATTGTCGCAACTGCGATCAATGATTACAGCGTTGAAATTCCCGTCTCAGACGCGGTAGCGGGTGGACCGATGATCGCCTATAAGATGAATGGTGCGACGATGTCTGTGCGCGACAAGGGCCCTTTATGGATCGTCTATCCCTATGATAGCCGCGCAGATTACCGGACCGAGGTCGTGTATTCGCGCAGTATCTGGCAACTCGACCGGTTGGCGGTCGTTC